From a single Apium graveolens cultivar Ventura chromosome 2, ASM990537v1, whole genome shotgun sequence genomic region:
- the LOC141705113 gene encoding uncharacterized protein LOC141705113: protein MDVKKLKGGSVGLTYPMLAKTNYTVWVLKMWVFMQAQGVCLAMKPSAQKGTRKLGFVNGAVTRSSADETQAAQWDTCNDLVISWLHNNVSENIKQSILFINSAHDVWLHLEKHFMLTNGSRKYKLTRDLFFLKQNKMKINDYFPTLSSLWEEIDSINTLPIVTSTADDIAKFMTALQSQKAESKLFQFLNGLDDCYSALRSQLLLLQPLPTIEVAYAAIQQEESQSDLLSRADIELSAMFSKSNLESRNVSCTACGGRGHSADKCWTVVGYPKWHHKYKKPTPRN from the exons ATGGACGTGAAAAAATTGAAAGGAGGGTCAGTTGGTTTGACATATCCTATGTTGGCTAAGACAAATTACACAGTTTGGGTCTTGAAGATGTGGGTGTTCATGCAAGCCCAGGGTGTGTGTTTGGCTATGAAACCAAGTGCTCAAAAGGGGACG AGGAAATTGGGATTTGTCAATGGGGCTGTTACACGCAGCAGTGCTGATGAGACACAAGCCGCTCAATGGGACACCTGCAATGATTTGGTAATATCCTGGCTTCATAACAATGTCTCTGAAAATATCAAGCAGTCTATTCTCTTTATAAATTCTGCTCATGATGTGTGGCTTCACCTAGAAAAGCATTTTATGCTAACTAATGGGTCTCGAAAGTATAAACTCACTAGAGATCTATTTTTCCTCAAACAAAACAAAATGAAGATAAATGATTATTTTCCTACTCTTAGTAGTCTCTGGGAAGAAATAGACTCTATTAACACTCTACCTATTGTGACCTCTACTGCTGACGATATTGCAAAGTTTATGACAGCTCTTCAGTCCCAAAAAGCTGAGTCAAAACTATTCCAGTTCCTCAATGGCTTGGATGACTGTTACTCAGCCTTGAGGAGTCAGCTCCTATTGTTGCAACCTTTACCCACAATTGAAGTGGCCTATGCAGCCATCCAACAAGAAGAGTCCCAGAGTGACCTGTTGAGTAGGGCTGACATTGAACTTTCTGCAATGTTCAGTAAGAGTAACCTGGAGTCTCGAAATGTTTCTTGCACGGCTTGTGGTGGGAGAGGCCACTCTGCTGATAAGTGCTGGACAGTGGTGGGATACCCCAAGTGGCACCACAAATATAAGAAGCCAACCCCAAGAAACTAA